From Solibaculum mannosilyticum:
GATACAGCGGGCAGTTTTTCAAAAGTTCTTCGTGGGTGCCCGCATCCTGGATGCGGCCGCCATTGACTACCACGATCTGATCCGCTCCCGTGATGGTGCTGAGGCGGTGGGCGATGACCAGAACGGTCTTTCCCGCCACCAGCTTACCCACGGCCTGCTGAACAACAGCTTCGTTCTCGGGGTCTATGTAGGCGGTCGCCTCGTCCAGCACCACAATGGGCGCGTCTTTGAGCATGGCCCGGGCGATGGCGATGCGCTGGCGTTCGCCGCCGGACAGATGGGCGCCGCCTCCGCCCACCACGGTGTCGTAGCCGCGTTCCAGGCCCCGGATAAAGGCGTCGCACCCGGCGGCCTTTGCCACGGCCTCCACCTCGGCGTCGGTGGCCGCCGGGCGACCCATGCGGATATTTTCCCGGATGCTCTCGTCAAAGAGGTAGTTGTCCTGGGAGACAAAGGCCACCTGGTCATAGAGCTGCTTCAGTGGGACCCGCTTCAAGTCTTGTCCGCCCAAGGTGATGGAGCCGGAGGTTACATCCCAAAAGCCGGCGATCAGCTTGGCGATGGTGGACTTGCCCGAGCCAGAGGGCCCCACAAAGGCGGTCATGCTCCCGGCGGGAATGGTGAGGGACACATCGTGGAGCACCTCCTTGTCCGCGTGGTAGCCGAAAGACACATGGGAGAGCTTGATGTCCCGGCCCCGGAACTCCACCGACGCTTCCCCGTGATCCTGCTCCGCCCCGTTCAGGATGGCGTCCACCGAGCCCACGATGGTGCCCACTTTGGCAAGGCTGTCCACAAAGTCCATAGCGGCCAGCAGAGGCCCGGCAATGCCCAGGGACAGGACGATGGTGGTGATAAAGGTCTCGATGGGCAGACTCCCTCCGGTGTAGAGAAGCCAGCCCACCGGCAGAATAGTAATCATGGTGGTAGGTGAGATGGCACGGGCCAGAGAGACCGGCATCTGGCAGCTCTTCATCCAGTGGTAGAAGTAGGAGGCGTTGGCCTTTACGCTGTCGGAGAAGCGGGCATAGGACTGCTTGCCCTGGTTGAACGCCTTGATGACCTCAATGCCGCCGATGTACTCCACAATGGCGCTGTTCATGGCCTGGGTGGTCTTGACCGAGCCCTCATACTGCTTGCCGTAGCCAGCCATCACCGCCATCATGAAAGCCATGCCCACCGGGATGGACACCATGCTTAAAAGGGCCATCCGCCAGTCCAGTACGAACAGGTAGATCAGGATGCACACTGGCCCCAGCACATTGGCGGTCATCTCCGGCAGAAGATGGGCCAGGGGCCGTTCCATGCTCTCCACCTGGTCCACAATGATCTGCTTCATCTGGCCGCTGGAGGTGTCCAGAATCGTACCCAGAGGCATCTTTGGCAGCTTCTCCAGCACCCGCTCCCGGATGGATTTCAGGATGGCAAAGGTGGCCTTGTGGGATTGGGACAGGGCCAGGGAATACAGGGTGGCCCGGAGCAGGAAGCCCACGAGCGCCACAACACACCATATCAGGTAGTATTGCATACTCTGCTCCCCTTTCAGCAGGCCCAGGATGATCTGCGCCGCGGCGAAGTAAGGGAGCATCCCAAACAGTACCCCCACCACAGCGGACAGGACCGCCCGCTTCAGGCCGCCCTGCTGTCCCTCTCCCAGCTCCCACAAACGGAGCATGGGGCTTTGTTGTTTCATGATATAAATTCCTCCTTTTGGTTAGTAATTGCTAACTTTTGTGCAAACAGGAGGGCTGCACCCAAGGGCACAGCCTCTTTTGTCAGGGCTGAGGGTCAAACACGGTGCCGAAACCTGCCATGTGGTAGCGGTTG
This genomic window contains:
- a CDS encoding ABC transporter ATP-binding protein — protein: MKQQSPMLRLWELGEGQQGGLKRAVLSAVVGVLFGMLPYFAAAQIILGLLKGEQSMQYYLIWCVVALVGFLLRATLYSLALSQSHKATFAILKSIRERVLEKLPKMPLGTILDTSSGQMKQIIVDQVESMERPLAHLLPEMTANVLGPVCILIYLFVLDWRMALLSMVSIPVGMAFMMAVMAGYGKQYEGSVKTTQAMNSAIVEYIGGIEVIKAFNQGKQSYARFSDSVKANASYFYHWMKSCQMPVSLARAISPTTMITILPVGWLLYTGGSLPIETFITTIVLSLGIAGPLLAAMDFVDSLAKVGTIVGSVDAILNGAEQDHGEASVEFRGRDIKLSHVSFGYHADKEVLHDVSLTIPAGSMTAFVGPSGSGKSTIAKLIAGFWDVTSGSITLGGQDLKRVPLKQLYDQVAFVSQDNYLFDESIRENIRMGRPAATDAEVEAVAKAAGCDAFIRGLERGYDTVVGGGGAHLSGGERQRIAIARAMLKDAPIVVLDEATAYIDPENEAVVQQAVGKLVAGKTVLVIAHRLSTITGADQIVVVNGGRIQDAGTHEELLKNCPLYQEMWRAHMGAKEGEQA